A part of Paenibacillus donghaensis genomic DNA contains:
- a CDS encoding AI-2E family transporter, with translation MEQWSQSKWFRWMIGVLLSLIILYFVWLLRPMLQGVFLFLKAILAPFLAAMIISYVLNPVVSMLAGRKMPRSVAVLLIYAVFLTSIAVIFMNLIPMFIEQLEELNEHLPEMTLHAQGLMRNMNSRLIPPGIETGMNNWFFQLEDRLAVGISHFLDNIGSTINVLFNAFIVPFLVFYILKDFDVFERAVVSCLPRSRRKSIVTLLKDIDNALGNYIRGQFLVCIIIGVLAYIGYAIIGMPYALLFASVVAVFNIVPYMGPFLGAAPAIVMASTISLRLVLLVAVVNTLCQMLESNVISPQVVGRKLHLHPLLIIFALLVGGEVAGMIGLILAVPFFAAFKVVIQHFMAYYIKRKPI, from the coding sequence ATGGAGCAATGGTCTCAAAGTAAATGGTTCCGCTGGATGATCGGAGTGCTGCTCTCGCTGATCATTTTATATTTTGTATGGCTGCTCCGTCCGATGCTGCAGGGTGTGTTTCTGTTTCTAAAAGCAATTCTGGCCCCGTTCCTGGCCGCCATGATCATCTCGTATGTGCTTAATCCTGTAGTCAGCATGCTGGCCGGACGCAAGATGCCGCGCAGTGTTGCTGTGCTGCTGATATATGCCGTGTTCCTGACTTCGATTGCCGTGATCTTCATGAATCTGATTCCGATGTTTATTGAGCAGCTGGAGGAGCTGAATGAGCATCTGCCGGAGATGACGCTGCATGCCCAGGGGCTAATGCGCAATATGAATTCCAGGCTGATTCCGCCGGGGATTGAGACCGGGATGAACAATTGGTTTTTTCAGCTGGAGGACCGGCTGGCCGTCGGAATCTCACATTTTCTCGATAATATCGGCTCTACCATCAATGTGCTGTTTAATGCCTTTATCGTGCCTTTTCTTGTGTTCTATATCCTGAAGGATTTCGATGTGTTCGAACGTGCCGTCGTCTCCTGTCTGCCGCGCTCCCGGCGCAAATCGATTGTTACGCTGCTAAAAGATATCGACAACGCGCTGGGCAACTATATCCGCGGGCAGTTTCTGGTCTGCATCATCATCGGGGTGCTGGCCTATATCGGTTATGCCATTATCGGGATGCCGTATGCCTTGCTGTTCGCCAGTGTGGTGGCGGTCTTTAATATCGTGCCGTATATGGGGCCGTTCCTGGGAGCTGCCCCCGCCATCGTTATGGCCTCCACCATCTCGCTGCGGCTGGTGCTGCTGGTTGCTGTGGTGAACACGCTCTGTCAGATGCTGGAGAGCAATGTGATCTCCCCGCAGGTGGTGGGGCGCAAGCTGCATCTGCATCCGCTGCTCATTATCTTCGCGCTGCTGGTAGGCGGAGAGGTGGCGGGAATGATCGGGCTGATCCTGGCTGTGCCGTTTTTTGCCGCCTTTAAGGTCGTAATCCAGCACTTTATGGCGTATTACATCAAGCGAAAGCCCATCTAG
- a CDS encoding extracellular solute-binding protein: protein MRLRVLLVMVLVICGGCSFGRDGKLRQNHISSQVEVGTDKGEIYFDEKQAKYVPAVELFTVAAVNPDLAFMEGEDLEYNVHTRWAEERLGIRIRYLWTLPGSSENFANKLRLELAKGKLPDIVTTRDREIIQELIDSGQFREVGSLFEQYASTVWKQAMNEQPSVWDFYEREGEKYAIPILDYEYNSDPLLWIRTDWLKKLGLPVPATIAKLEQVMEAFTRSDPDGNGKADTFGLTLGFRNGASTWMGDSSWIFGAFGTIPEQWNRQPDGSLAYGSTQPGAKQGLALLKKWVKAGYVSGNSSWLDEEGAAALFTSGKAGIIAGPYWMRGWPLSVLTDNEPEASFQAIAIPSGPEGHTGRRGTLPDNGAILINKKMKHPEIFFKYQNYLFDYYATGTGEFATGFAKGYDWAEVDGKPESDPTLLPLGGVRVSSYTLTFDGARIPSQVVKAIPDDILPVLFQQQGASMKDQFTGPPTLTMRTSWELLHMLEQKTFQKIIFTDSPLSEFDAFVDLWSSYGGEQITREVRQWKQAE from the coding sequence ATGCGGTTACGTGTACTGCTTGTCATGGTGCTGGTCATATGCGGAGGCTGCTCCTTCGGTAGAGACGGCAAGCTCCGGCAGAATCATATTTCCTCACAAGTTGAGGTTGGAACAGATAAGGGAGAGATATATTTTGACGAGAAGCAGGCAAAATATGTGCCGGCCGTCGAACTGTTTACCGTAGCTGCCGTTAATCCCGACCTGGCCTTCATGGAAGGAGAAGATCTGGAATACAATGTCCATACCCGCTGGGCGGAGGAACGGCTGGGCATTCGAATCCGGTACCTCTGGACATTGCCCGGATCTTCTGAGAACTTCGCCAATAAGCTGCGCCTGGAGCTGGCCAAAGGCAAGCTGCCGGATATTGTTACCACCCGCGACCGGGAGATTATTCAGGAACTAATTGATTCCGGGCAGTTCCGGGAGGTAGGATCGCTGTTCGAACAGTATGCATCCACCGTGTGGAAGCAGGCTATGAACGAACAACCCTCTGTCTGGGACTTCTATGAACGGGAGGGGGAGAAATACGCCATCCCGATTCTCGATTATGAATACAATTCTGATCCCTTGTTATGGATACGCACCGATTGGCTGAAGAAACTGGGTCTTCCGGTTCCCGCCACCATCGCCAAGCTGGAGCAGGTGATGGAAGCCTTCACCCGTAGCGACCCCGACGGGAACGGCAAGGCAGATACCTTCGGCCTGACACTTGGCTTCCGGAATGGCGCAAGCACCTGGATGGGAGACAGCAGCTGGATCTTCGGAGCCTTCGGCACCATACCTGAGCAGTGGAACCGGCAGCCGGATGGCTCGCTGGCCTACGGCTCCACCCAGCCAGGCGCCAAGCAAGGTCTGGCGCTGCTGAAGAAATGGGTGAAGGCCGGCTACGTGTCCGGCAACAGCTCATGGCTGGACGAGGAAGGGGCAGCCGCCCTGTTCACCTCGGGTAAGGCGGGAATCATCGCCGGGCCTTACTGGATGAGAGGCTGGCCGTTGTCTGTGCTGACGGACAACGAACCGGAAGCTTCGTTCCAGGCCATCGCCATCCCCTCCGGACCGGAGGGACATACCGGACGGAGGGGGACGCTTCCCGACAATGGTGCCATTCTGATCAACAAGAAGATGAAGCATCCGGAGATTTTTTTCAAATACCAGAATTACTTGTTCGACTATTACGCTACCGGGACAGGGGAGTTCGCCACTGGATTCGCCAAAGGGTACGATTGGGCAGAGGTGGACGGCAAGCCGGAATCGGACCCGACCCTTCTGCCGTTGGGAGGCGTGCGTGTCTCCTCTTACACTCTGACCTTCGACGGGGCCCGTATCCCTTCGCAGGTGGTGAAGGCAATCCCGGACGATATCCTGCCGGTCTTGTTCCAGCAGCAGGGAGCGTCCATGAAGGACCAGTTCACCGGACCGCCTACGCTAACCATGCGGACCAGCTGGGAGCTGCTGCATATGCTGGAGCAGAAGACGTTCCAAAAGATTATTTTTACAGACAGCCCTCTGAGTGAGTTCGATGCCTTTGTCGACCTGTGGTCCTCGTATGGAGGAGAACAGATTACGCGGGAAGTCCGCCAATGGAAACAGGCTGAGTAG
- a CDS encoding response regulator, with the protein MHQILLVDDEPYVVDDLSISISWAELQFEHIHKAYSGFEALEIMRKHPIDIIVTDINMPEMSGLQLIEQIRKEWKHVKVVLLTGYAEFEYATKALQQQASAYLLKPIANGALVEVIEQLLLEIRQDWEDRSSLQRTMQTFNEHLPLLKDRLLNDILQGRKISGPQLLAKMNKIKLNFNLEQPVALVIVRLEDYFQQHDLNSMMLFEYAIVNIASELFQEQFALWSCKDVHDYLVLVLQPRQAASAEELGTLHSHLLQTAYQLQKNVGTVIGGGISVVTTGWGAFPLNLYILYQSAVSMIRQHISHDTGIFLSVGDQEGLTQISVLQSLYEPPTLFHLLESSNWESIELKVRTIHAELATDNEHSQEHIQEVKLYMETAFYYFAHKNNRMLGEIAGNGLLDSRSFHTPDKLLDWALRMLQLLREHFDSERKDFRSLLIQKIHEYIDLNLHYVSLNAIAEEVKLHPVYLSKIYKAETGKRLSDYISAAKMEKATYLLTHTPLKVYEISTALGYSNAHYFIKLFKEYSHMTPQEYRDRAN; encoded by the coding sequence ATGCATCAAATCCTGCTGGTTGACGACGAGCCTTATGTCGTAGATGACTTATCGATCTCCATTTCCTGGGCAGAGCTGCAGTTCGAGCATATCCATAAGGCCTATTCCGGCTTCGAAGCGCTGGAGATCATGCGCAAGCATCCGATAGATATCATCGTCACCGATATTAATATGCCGGAAATGTCAGGGCTGCAGCTCATTGAACAGATCCGCAAGGAGTGGAAGCATGTCAAGGTGGTGCTGCTGACTGGCTACGCCGAGTTCGAATATGCTACCAAAGCGCTCCAGCAGCAGGCCAGCGCCTATCTGCTGAAGCCCATCGCCAATGGGGCACTGGTTGAAGTTATAGAGCAGCTTCTCCTGGAGATCCGCCAGGATTGGGAGGACAGGTCCTCCCTGCAGCGGACGATGCAGACGTTCAACGAGCATCTGCCCCTGCTGAAGGACAGGCTGCTGAACGATATTCTGCAGGGTCGGAAGATCTCAGGCCCGCAGCTGCTGGCCAAGATGAACAAAATCAAGCTGAACTTCAACCTGGAACAGCCGGTTGCTCTGGTGATCGTTCGCCTGGAGGATTATTTCCAGCAGCATGACCTGAATAGTATGATGCTGTTCGAATATGCCATTGTCAATATTGCAAGCGAGCTGTTCCAGGAACAGTTCGCGCTCTGGTCCTGCAAGGATGTCCATGACTATCTGGTGCTCGTCTTGCAGCCGCGGCAGGCAGCTTCGGCGGAAGAACTGGGCACGCTGCACAGCCATCTGCTGCAAACCGCTTACCAGCTGCAGAAGAATGTCGGCACGGTTATCGGCGGCGGAATCTCGGTCGTTACCACAGGCTGGGGAGCATTCCCGCTCAATCTGTACATCCTGTATCAGTCTGCAGTGTCCATGATCAGACAGCATATCAGCCATGATACAGGGATCTTCCTCAGTGTGGGCGATCAGGAGGGACTGACACAGATTTCGGTGCTTCAGTCTCTGTACGAGCCGCCTACCTTGTTCCATCTGCTGGAGTCCAGCAACTGGGAGAGCATTGAACTGAAGGTGCGGACGATTCATGCCGAGCTGGCGACCGACAATGAGCATTCACAGGAGCATATTCAGGAAGTGAAGCTGTACATGGAGACCGCCTTCTACTATTTCGCCCATAAGAACAACCGGATGCTGGGAGAGATCGCCGGGAACGGACTGCTGGACAGCCGGAGCTTCCATACCCCTGACAAGCTGCTGGACTGGGCACTGCGGATGCTTCAGCTCCTGCGGGAGCATTTCGACAGTGAACGCAAGGATTTCCGTTCGCTGCTGATCCAGAAGATCCATGAGTATATTGATCTCAATCTGCATTATGTGTCCCTGAATGCAATTGCAGAAGAAGTGAAGCTGCATCCGGTCTACCTCTCCAAGATATACAAGGCAGAAACGGGAAAACGCCTCAGTGACTATATCAGTGCTGCCAAGATGGAGAAAGCTACCTATCTACTGACCCATACCCCCCTTAAGGTATACGAAATCTCCACGGCGCTTGGCTATTCCAATGCCCATTACTTCATCAAGCTGTTCAAGGAATACAGTCATATGACTCCGCAAGAATACAGGGACCGGGCTAATTAA
- a CDS encoding sensor histidine kinase: MRANLFVKMVAILFTLITITLALYGISYRKDVQVITHQIETTDLNHLEFLTSQIDSNINQLAGSLYALQRDPTIRDYGQIQQLGHLIEPNQTILTVLEKLSLQAGSSSWENQLLLYHVQRGETLSPDSSLAFDTGLLARPLPAGWEYQPPSGSGDSTGRFRLLLSEANRITSPGQARMIAEISFPAANMEKMFEAYQAENSGDIFLYHRDHGILYTRHTDQELADHLVPLPDTQAGTAVVQLADESYLVSAVPSATLGWMVVHYSPLEQILQPIQSSKYSFTVATGVLLAMSLLVSLIMYRQIQRPISLLLRSLNRMKDGRWSTRIQVKSNNEFTQLHQEFNDMAAELQALIEQVYLEQLRTKDAHLKQLQSQINPHFLYNCLFFMKSKASIGDTESVEAMALNLGEYYRYITKMDHSMTTISEEIKLLENYLAIQNLRKQRLQYKIEIPDELMNEQIPRLLIQPLVENSIIHGIERKIGLGFIAITASRSDMELLISVEDNGAGMSPDQITGLWQQIHEPERADGGCGLWNVQQRLKHQFGEASTLLITASEQGGLQVTLHIQKKEEHDASNPAG; encoded by the coding sequence ATGCGTGCTAACCTGTTTGTCAAAATGGTGGCTATTCTGTTTACACTGATTACAATTACACTCGCTCTGTATGGGATCTCATACCGCAAGGATGTACAGGTTATTACGCATCAGATCGAGACCACCGACCTGAACCATCTGGAGTTTCTCACCTCACAGATCGACAGCAATATCAATCAGCTGGCCGGGAGCCTCTACGCTCTCCAGCGTGATCCGACCATCCGTGATTACGGACAGATTCAGCAGCTTGGCCATCTGATAGAACCCAATCAGACGATCCTGACCGTACTTGAGAAGCTGTCGCTGCAGGCCGGCTCCAGCAGTTGGGAGAACCAGCTGCTGCTCTATCATGTGCAGCGGGGCGAGACCCTGTCTCCCGACTCTTCTCTGGCGTTCGATACCGGTCTGCTCGCCCGCCCCTTGCCGGCTGGCTGGGAATATCAGCCTCCGTCCGGGTCCGGAGACAGTACAGGAAGGTTCCGGCTGCTGCTCAGTGAGGCCAACCGGATCACTAGCCCCGGACAAGCCCGGATGATCGCCGAGATCAGCTTCCCTGCAGCCAATATGGAGAAGATGTTCGAAGCCTATCAGGCGGAGAATAGCGGAGATATCTTCCTGTACCACCGCGACCACGGGATACTCTATACCCGGCATACCGATCAGGAGCTGGCAGACCATCTGGTTCCCCTGCCGGATACACAGGCTGGCACCGCTGTAGTCCAGCTGGCAGACGAAAGTTACCTTGTAAGTGCTGTTCCCTCGGCTACCCTGGGCTGGATGGTGGTCCATTATTCACCCTTGGAGCAGATTCTGCAGCCCATCCAGAGCAGCAAATATTCCTTCACAGTGGCCACTGGCGTACTGCTGGCAATGAGCCTGCTGGTCTCCCTGATCATGTACCGCCAGATTCAGCGTCCGATCAGCCTGCTGCTGCGTTCACTGAACCGGATGAAGGACGGACGCTGGTCCACCCGCATTCAGGTTAAGAGCAACAATGAATTCACGCAGCTGCATCAGGAGTTCAACGATATGGCCGCCGAGCTGCAGGCCTTGATTGAGCAGGTATATCTGGAGCAGTTGCGCACGAAGGATGCCCATCTGAAGCAGCTGCAATCCCAGATTAATCCCCATTTCCTCTATAACTGCCTGTTCTTCATGAAGAGCAAGGCAAGCATCGGGGATACGGAGTCGGTTGAGGCCATGGCGCTTAACCTTGGTGAATACTACCGTTATATCACCAAGATGGACCACTCCATGACTACCATCAGCGAGGAAATCAAGCTGCTGGAGAACTATTTGGCGATCCAGAATCTCAGGAAGCAACGGCTTCAATATAAGATTGAGATTCCTGACGAACTGATGAACGAGCAGATTCCCCGGCTGCTGATCCAGCCGCTGGTCGAGAATAGCATTATACACGGCATTGAGCGCAAGATCGGACTCGGCTTTATCGCCATTACCGCTTCGCGGAGCGATATGGAGCTTCTGATCTCCGTAGAGGATAATGGAGCCGGGATGAGCCCGGACCAGATCACCGGCCTCTGGCAGCAGATTCATGAACCGGAGCGCGCCGACGGCGGATGCGGACTCTGGAACGTACAGCAACGGCTGAAGCATCAGTTCGGCGAGGCATCTACGCTATTGATTACAGCATCTGAACAGGGCGGGCTACAGGTTACCCTGCATATTCAGAAGAAAGAGGAACACGATGCATCAAATCCTGCTGGTTGA
- a CDS encoding GH36-type glycosyl hydrolase domain-containing protein, protein MLTYYTAREHDANPDARLRELFQELISPEDKVDAIYADAKQLAVIGVSGLSRKTPAVLELMKHPETASVLLRLAASGESVLVRLSGRETVLYVCGEQVQKASLPVGDAGEIWGILGAGNVSAGWLNEQGEHVIDLLAPSPGPHFYVNLLLGNRIGYAHPLQTTPKSVVDRFGGGSFRSHAATQVLASRWDMRQEENGFPANRQFYLFENNRQLFYSAEPEEAAIVSAECRHSQNQTVITYVTACGLEIIRTIFILPQQEGLPLATEVQRITIRNTGAAARSLRLVYTGMFGSAAPGALFEDVLYSNVILQGGVLRDKNGALAAVSPDYYPENGRKDLRFHTMLLHQAGETGFATEFCVNYNEFVGNGTLQRPQGALKLSSRLYRKGPGFFAVAAQLDIAAGQTVLADHFTGLVSDKGNAQWDEEVLAREVGQLTTRFSDPAEVEKALEQSQAFVREYSGFLQIHSENEDFNTYVNRNLPFQVLYQSFVSRSFCQTQKGYREIGFREIQDLYASMYYFVGMGQGELVRQLLKEWTANVFEFGFANHNFFWVGKEPGKWSDDALWLVQAVYRYVNLTGDTGFLDEECTIAGSVPEATRSVYKTLQAILVYSGMISVGKHGIPLLDYADWNDCLKLDDTCINGPVKEERYRKQLEKGGSFGDPLESDYSESVMNGFLLKVAMDQLLELAERKGDTVYAGELEERRSTLHSNLQQHAWKGDFFARVLFNRYPNGEYSYLGAGGDGLSADPLTEGSYFLNSFSWSILANCATEQQITTMLDVIERTLKTASGLKLVTPAALGKVSSHTASDEYFPGDRENGGVFKHACMMATTAMFKAARNVEDTALAARLGQLGYWLLDITLPYRTLEAPFEICGNPRFCTQYNNSETGENIGPMLSGTSTWLTLSLLEALGIEHREGEIMIDPILREEEQGLEFVLRLADSSYRITVSKPEGFRRSRSSQASVKLNGSQLSQPVIPLQEEPGVHEVVISFS, encoded by the coding sequence ATGTTAACTTATTATACCGCCAGAGAACACGATGCTAATCCCGACGCCCGGCTCCGCGAGCTGTTTCAGGAGCTGATCTCACCTGAAGACAAGGTGGATGCGATCTATGCCGATGCGAAGCAGCTCGCGGTTATCGGCGTATCAGGCTTGTCCCGCAAGACTCCAGCTGTTCTGGAGCTGATGAAGCATCCGGAGACGGCTTCCGTTCTGCTGAGACTGGCTGCAAGCGGAGAATCTGTGCTGGTCCGGTTATCCGGCAGAGAGACTGTGCTGTACGTGTGCGGTGAACAGGTGCAGAAGGCCAGCCTGCCTGTGGGTGACGCCGGAGAAATTTGGGGCATTCTGGGTGCAGGCAATGTGAGTGCAGGTTGGCTGAATGAGCAGGGCGAGCATGTGATCGATCTGCTTGCCCCATCACCCGGTCCCCATTTCTATGTTAACTTGCTGCTGGGCAACCGGATCGGCTATGCGCATCCGCTGCAGACTACTCCCAAAAGCGTAGTGGACCGCTTCGGCGGAGGCAGCTTCCGCTCACACGCCGCCACACAAGTGTTGGCCTCACGCTGGGATATGCGCCAGGAGGAGAATGGATTCCCGGCCAACCGCCAGTTCTACCTGTTCGAGAACAACCGCCAGCTGTTCTATTCGGCTGAGCCGGAGGAGGCTGCCATTGTGTCAGCCGAATGCCGCCATTCGCAGAACCAGACCGTGATCACTTATGTCACTGCCTGCGGTCTGGAAATTATCCGGACGATCTTCATCCTGCCGCAGCAAGAGGGACTGCCGCTGGCCACCGAGGTGCAGCGGATAACAATCCGCAATACCGGAGCTGCAGCAAGATCCCTGCGCCTGGTGTATACCGGCATGTTCGGTTCTGCTGCTCCCGGCGCCCTGTTCGAGGATGTGCTCTACAGCAACGTTATTCTGCAAGGCGGGGTACTGCGGGACAAAAACGGCGCTTTGGCCGCCGTCAGCCCCGACTATTATCCGGAGAACGGCAGAAAAGACCTCAGATTTCATACCATGCTGCTGCATCAGGCTGGTGAAACCGGGTTCGCTACTGAATTCTGCGTCAACTACAATGAATTTGTCGGCAACGGAACGCTGCAGCGGCCGCAAGGCGCGCTGAAGCTAAGCAGCCGGCTGTACCGCAAGGGACCGGGATTCTTTGCCGTTGCCGCTCAGCTTGATATTGCCGCCGGGCAGACGGTACTGGCTGACCATTTCACCGGTCTTGTCTCTGACAAGGGCAATGCGCAGTGGGACGAGGAGGTATTGGCCAGAGAGGTAGGACAGTTGACCACCCGTTTCTCAGATCCCGCAGAGGTAGAGAAGGCGCTGGAGCAGAGCCAGGCATTTGTGCGTGAGTACAGCGGGTTCCTGCAGATCCATTCAGAGAATGAGGATTTCAATACCTATGTGAACCGTAATCTGCCGTTTCAGGTGCTGTACCAGTCCTTCGTGTCACGTTCGTTCTGTCAGACGCAGAAGGGCTACCGCGAAATTGGCTTCCGGGAGATACAGGATTTGTATGCCTCGATGTATTATTTTGTCGGCATGGGCCAGGGAGAGCTGGTACGCCAGCTGCTGAAGGAATGGACCGCCAATGTGTTCGAATTCGGCTTCGCCAATCACAATTTCTTCTGGGTAGGCAAGGAGCCAGGCAAGTGGTCGGATGATGCGCTCTGGCTGGTCCAGGCGGTGTACCGTTATGTGAATCTGACAGGAGATACAGGCTTCCTGGATGAAGAATGTACCATCGCCGGTAGTGTGCCTGAAGCAACAAGGTCGGTATATAAAACCCTGCAGGCGATTCTGGTCTATTCCGGCATGATCTCAGTAGGCAAGCACGGAATCCCGCTGCTGGATTATGCGGATTGGAACGACTGTCTGAAGCTGGATGATACCTGCATCAACGGGCCGGTGAAGGAGGAGCGTTACCGCAAGCAGCTGGAAAAGGGCGGCAGCTTCGGTGATCCGCTGGAGAGCGATTATTCAGAGAGTGTGATGAACGGCTTCCTGCTGAAGGTTGCCATGGACCAGCTGCTGGAGCTGGCAGAGCGCAAGGGCGATACGGTCTATGCCGGAGAGCTGGAGGAGCGGCGCAGTACCCTGCACAGCAATCTGCAGCAGCATGCCTGGAAGGGTGATTTCTTCGCCCGTGTATTGTTCAACCGCTACCCGAATGGCGAATATTCCTACCTGGGTGCAGGTGGCGACGGATTGTCCGCTGACCCGCTGACCGAAGGCTCTTACTTCCTCAACTCCTTCAGCTGGAGCATACTGGCAAACTGCGCTACAGAGCAGCAGATCACAACGATGCTGGATGTGATTGAACGTACGCTGAAGACTGCCTCCGGTCTGAAGCTGGTCACGCCGGCTGCGCTTGGCAAGGTGTCGTCTCACACTGCCTCAGATGAATATTTCCCTGGAGACCGTGAGAACGGCGGCGTGTTCAAGCACGCCTGCATGATGGCAACTACAGCGATGTTCAAGGCAGCAAGGAATGTTGAGGACACAGCGCTGGCTGCAAGACTTGGGCAGCTCGGTTATTGGCTGCTAGATATCACGCTGCCATACCGGACCCTGGAGGCGCCGTTCGAAATTTGCGGCAATCCCCGCTTCTGCACCCAATATAACAACAGCGAGACGGGGGAGAATATCGGTCCGATGCTGAGCGGAACCTCAACCTGGCTGACGTTGTCCTTGCTGGAAGCCCTGGGCATCGAGCACCGGGAAGGCGAAATAATGATCGATCCGATTCTGCGAGAAGAGGAGCAGGGGCTGGAATTCGTGCTTAGGCTTGCGGACAGCTCTTACCGGATAACTGTAAGCAAGCCTGAGGGCTTCCGGCGTTCCCGGAGCAGCCAGGCGAGCGTGAAGCTTAACGGAAGCCAGCTGTCTCAGCCTGTCATTCCATTGCAAGAGGAACCGGGGGTTCATGAGGTCGTTATTTCCTTCAGCTAA
- the bglS gene encoding beta-glucanase, with amino-acid sequence MAGCLVAAPTASAATVFNEPLTYFNASTWQKADGWSNGGMFNCTWRAANATFTSAGQLRLALTSPSNNQFDGAEYRSTNKYGYGKYEVNMKPVKNIGVVTAFFTYTGPSEGTAWDEIDIEFLGKDTTKVQFNYFTNGVGGHEKVVNLGFDASQGYHTYAFDWQPGSIKWYVDGVLKHTATSNIPTNPGKIMMNLWNGTGVDSWLGSYNGANPLYAYYDWVKYTSN; translated from the coding sequence ATGGCAGGCTGTCTTGTTGCCGCACCGACGGCATCCGCAGCGACCGTGTTTAATGAACCTCTTACTTATTTCAATGCAAGCACCTGGCAAAAAGCGGACGGCTGGTCCAACGGCGGCATGTTCAACTGTACCTGGCGGGCGGCCAATGCCACCTTTACCAGTGCAGGGCAGCTGCGGCTGGCCTTAACCAGTCCATCCAACAATCAATTCGACGGGGCAGAGTACCGCTCGACGAACAAATACGGCTACGGGAAATACGAGGTCAACATGAAGCCGGTCAAGAACATCGGGGTGGTCACCGCATTCTTCACCTACACCGGACCTTCGGAAGGAACCGCCTGGGACGAAATCGATATCGAGTTCCTAGGCAAAGACACCACCAAGGTGCAGTTTAATTACTTCACGAACGGGGTAGGAGGCCATGAGAAGGTGGTGAACCTCGGGTTTGACGCTTCCCAGGGATATCATACGTATGCTTTTGACTGGCAGCCCGGCTCCATTAAATGGTACGTGGACGGGGTGCTGAAGCATACCGCAACCAGCAATATTCCGACCAATCCCGGCAAAATCATGATGAATCTGTGGAACGGCACCGGTGTGGATTCCTGGCTGGGCTCCTATAACGGCGCTAATCCGCTATACGCTTATTACGACTGGGTGAAGTATACCAGCAACTGA